A genomic stretch from Arenicella xantha includes:
- a CDS encoding c-type cytochrome yields MHVLIRSLVVTALTLSFSSIGFAQDKQPTPEERAYKFRTSLFQTFAWKLGQLAQAKGRDDQPAFSQHAKDLAYLSTLIEEGFAIDNSIPEGSSAKAEIWEDFADFKDKASNLTTLSQGLTDADAMAGFDPRDFGSKACGTCHREYKVKD; encoded by the coding sequence ATGCATGTTTTGATTCGCTCGCTAGTTGTTACCGCGTTGACTCTCTCGTTCTCGAGCATAGGGTTCGCACAGGATAAGCAACCGACACCTGAGGAACGCGCGTACAAGTTTAGAACTAGTTTGTTTCAAACTTTTGCTTGGAAACTTGGGCAGTTAGCACAAGCAAAGGGTCGAGATGATCAGCCAGCTTTCTCCCAGCACGCTAAAGATTTAGCCTACCTTTCGACCTTGATTGAAGAGGGCTTTGCGATTGATAACAGCATTCCAGAGGGAAGCAGCGCTAAAGCGGAAATTTGGGAAGATTTTGCTGACTTTAAAGACAAAGCCTCGAACCTCACCACGCTCAGCCAAGGTTTGACCGACGCAGACGCGATGGCGGGTTTTGATCCGCGTGATTTTGGCAGTAAAGCTTGTGGCACTTGTCATCGCGAGTACAAAGTAAAGGACTAG